Proteins from a genomic interval of Papaver somniferum cultivar HN1 chromosome 4, ASM357369v1, whole genome shotgun sequence:
- the LOC113271412 gene encoding uncharacterized protein LOC113271412 isoform X2: MAAGQQKKRLNVSSAASGNLQQYSAKRKKNAESSQALSNMRSRVSVELDEKDIMIVSKREQVGIGWSDLGPFIDSFSKCGLADVVTIPEETLDLEDMTDVLSYEVWETHLSDLERNFLFKFLPQGIDADQLVQGLLSGENLHFGNPFLKWGTSLCSGNFHPDAILRKEVSFKTNKNSYYQELMKYHYDILETLQNWKELWLTCKDPEVDFPRIITRKGFMKDRHQQSQAVSERRKVGSFSRKEEMPQKLCIRSCDASKYMSYFKISRKQHELVKNIKQSGDGIQSKSLNRVLGDIKSFDVQPFEAFEAEERKKLHKHWLKITTRDLPLAFAHWTQRKSQRQQWRMSLDQEVAERSYLDEEKVLTDGFLEERKDEVQAYPEIIMDVKDSREEEETSPDSIYQSQPLVRVPSLNGQCELNHMNTESKNSNQDILECKDASPVSPTVFRSVSPSEDFVEARDLVVSTKESVASLKVNEPLQRIPSLNSHQELDHLEMEGTKEDIMQPYTAPNLTEVIGNMNSAQNAIKQAVPFTAKDVWPASGMLDPFHDHHMSGRQSFTSAELSLRQPDNFKQHPTGLVDLERDTFESNVKESVFQRRPSNSIGSGLHINGSGSVLDSYTNYDCNNLPPFPKEEGLLPSYSHDPKRIGMQFLETRSEPLVTGNPRAVHYQEQPQQLLEQRQHLSNRDFYIQQSIHQKNIYTDSGRYSNSNLGHILFPQVNMQNWAVNPVHVSSPLSSISNGEGLSGKSWLPNEHGVHGVWPGVEISGSSGQCLGNRRDTDESLYSIFSQHNTLQSRSYEPVTTTNAVTTTTEQYLPMRDFVGRSTTANGDFVQHTGHQLLNLRGTEADFAAIAAPTLNVNANTNTSWMNLAHQSSHIQDPIQKPFLRSWN, translated from the exons ATGGCGGCTGGTCAGCAAAAAAAGCGGTTAAATGTGTCTAGTGCTGCAAGTGGCAATTTACAACAATATAGTGCAAAGAGAAAAAAGAATGCTGAATCATCGCAAGCTCTGTCAAATATGAGGTCACGAGTTTCGGTCGAGTTGGATGAGAAAGATATAATGATTGTTTCAAAGAGAGAACAAGTCGGCATAGGTTGGAGTGATTTGGGTCCTTTTATTGATTCATTCTCTAAATGCGGCTTAGCAGATGTGGTTACCATTCCTGAGGAAACTTTGGACTTGGAGGATATGACTGACGTTTTATCATATGAA GTGTGGGAAACACATCTTTCAGACTTGGAGAgaaattttcttttcaagtttCTTCCTCAAGGAATAGATGCAGATCAATTGGTGCAAGGGTTGCTTTCAGGGGAAAACCTTCATTTTGGAAATCCTTTCCTCAAGTG GGGTACTTCACTTTGTTCTGGTAATTTTCACCCTGATGCTATTCTAAGAAAGGAAGTGTCTTTCAAGACAAATAAGAACTCCTACTACCAGGAGTTAATGAAGTACCATTATGA TATTTTGGAGACCTTACAGAACTGGAAGGAACTATGGTTAACCTGCAAAGATCCTGAAGTGGATTTCCCTCGGATAATCACGAG AAAAGGATTCATGAAGGACAGACATCAACAATCACAAGCTGTCTCGGAAAGGCGCAAGGTCGGATCATTTTCTAGGAAAGAAGAAATGCCACAAAAGCTGTGTATTCGCTCTTGTGATGCTTCTAAGTATATGTCTTACTTCAAG ATAAGCAGGAAACAACATGAGCTAGTAAAGAATATAAAACAATCCGGCGATGGTATTCAGTCTAAGTCTCTTAATCGTGTATTGGGTGACATCAAAAGTTTTGATGTGCAACCTTTTGAGGCATTTGAGGCAGAAGAGCGCAAGAAGCTGCATAAGCACTg GTTGAAAATTACAACGAGAGATCTCCCATTAGCTTTTGCACACTGGACTCAAAGAAAATCACAGAGGCAACAATGGAGGATGTCTTTGGATCAAGAAGTTGCAGAAAGGAGCTATTTG GATGAGGAGAAAGTGCTCACAGATGGCTTTCTTGAAGAACGAAAAGATGAAGTACAAGCTTATCCTGAAATTATCATGGATGTAAAAGACTCCAGAGAGGAAGAAGAGACTTCTCCTGACTCCATATATCAGAGTCAGCCCCTTGTTCGAGTACCTTCACTTAATGGTCAGTGCGAGCTCAATCACATGAATACGGAATCAAAGAATAGCAACCAAGACATCTTAGAATGTAAAGATGCTTCGCCTGTTTCGCCCACAGTTTTCAGAAGTGTGAGTCCATCTGAAGATTTTGTTGAAGCAAGAGATCTCGTTGTCTCCACTAAAGAGTCTGTTGCTTCCTTAAAAGTCAATGAGCCTTTACAGAGAATTCCCTCACTTAATAGTCATCAAGAGCTTGACCACTTGGAAATGGAGGGTACCAAAGAGGATATAATGCAACCATATACTGCTCCTAATCTGACTGAGGTAATTGGAAATATGAATTCCGCTCAGAATGCAATCAAGCAGGCGGTTCCTTTTACTGCTAAAGATGTTTGGCCTGCATCTGGCATGCTGGACCCTTTTCATGATCATCATATGTCTGGAAGGCAGAGCTTCACGTCTGCAGAGTTGTCACTTAGGCAACCAGATAATTTTAAACAGCACCCAACTGGTTTGGTTGATCTAGAGAGGGACACATTTGAAAGCAATGTCAAGGAATCTGTGTTCCAAAGAAGGCCGTCTAATAGTATAGGGTCAGGTTTGCACATCAATGGAAGTGGGTCTGTCTTGGATTCCTACACTAATTATGACTGCAACAACCTTCCACCCTTTCCAAAAGAAGAAGGTTTACTGCCATCTTACTCACATGACCCTAAACGGATTGGAATGCAATTCCTAGAAACGAGAAGTGAGCCTTTGGTAACTGGTAATCCTCGTGCTGTCCATTATCAAGAACAACCACAGCAGCTGTTAGAGCAGAGGCAACACCTGAGCAATAGAGATTTTTATATTCAGCAGAGCATCCACCAGAAGAATATATACACTGATAGTGGGAGGTACTCAAACTCTAATTTAGGCCACATCCTGTTCCCACAAGTCAACATGCAGAATTGGGCCGTTAATCCTGTACATGTATCATCCCCTTTATCATCCATTTCGAATGGAGAGGGGCTTTCAGGTAAGAGCTGGCTTCCTAACGAGCATGGAGTTCATGGTGTCTGGCCTGGAGTAGAGATATCTGGTAGCTCAGGTCAGTGTCTGGGGAACAGAAGAGACACCGATGAAAGCCTGTATAGTATTTTCTCTCAGCACAATACATTGCAGTCTCGTTCTTACGAGCCAGTGACCACTACCAATGCAGTGACCACTACCACTGAGCAGTATCTCCCAATGAGAGACTTTGTTGGCAGGAGCACAACTGCGAATGGTGATTTCGTTCAACACACAGGTCATCAACTCCTCAACTTGCGCGGGACTGAAGCAGATTTTGCAGCTATTGCTGCACCTACCCTTAACGTGAATGCAAACACCAACACATCATGGATGAATTTGGCACATCAGAGTTCCCATATACAGGATCCTATTCAGAAACCATTTTTGAGGTCATGGAATTAG
- the LOC113271412 gene encoding uncharacterized protein LOC113271412 isoform X1, which translates to MAAGQQKKRLNVSSAASGNLQQYSAKRKKNAESSQALSNMRSRVSVELDEKDIMIVSKREQVGIGWSDLGPFIDSFSKCGLADVVTIPEETLDLEDMTDVLSYEVWETHLSDLERNFLFKFLPQGIDADQLVQGLLSGENLHFGNPFLKWGTSLCSGNFHPDAILRKEVSFKTNKNSYYQELMKYHYDILETLQNWKELWLTCKDPEVDFPRIITRKGFMKDRHQQSQAVSERRKVGSFSRKEEMPQKLCIRSCDASKYMSYFKISRKQHELVKNIKQSGDGIQSKSLNRVLGDIKSFDVQPFEAFEAEERKKLHKHWLKITTRDLPLAFAHWTQRKSQRQQWRMSLDQEVAERSYLVDEEKVLTDGFLEERKDEVQAYPEIIMDVKDSREEEETSPDSIYQSQPLVRVPSLNGQCELNHMNTESKNSNQDILECKDASPVSPTVFRSVSPSEDFVEARDLVVSTKESVASLKVNEPLQRIPSLNSHQELDHLEMEGTKEDIMQPYTAPNLTEVIGNMNSAQNAIKQAVPFTAKDVWPASGMLDPFHDHHMSGRQSFTSAELSLRQPDNFKQHPTGLVDLERDTFESNVKESVFQRRPSNSIGSGLHINGSGSVLDSYTNYDCNNLPPFPKEEGLLPSYSHDPKRIGMQFLETRSEPLVTGNPRAVHYQEQPQQLLEQRQHLSNRDFYIQQSIHQKNIYTDSGRYSNSNLGHILFPQVNMQNWAVNPVHVSSPLSSISNGEGLSGKSWLPNEHGVHGVWPGVEISGSSGQCLGNRRDTDESLYSIFSQHNTLQSRSYEPVTTTNAVTTTTEQYLPMRDFVGRSTTANGDFVQHTGHQLLNLRGTEADFAAIAAPTLNVNANTNTSWMNLAHQSSHIQDPIQKPFLRSWN; encoded by the exons ATGGCGGCTGGTCAGCAAAAAAAGCGGTTAAATGTGTCTAGTGCTGCAAGTGGCAATTTACAACAATATAGTGCAAAGAGAAAAAAGAATGCTGAATCATCGCAAGCTCTGTCAAATATGAGGTCACGAGTTTCGGTCGAGTTGGATGAGAAAGATATAATGATTGTTTCAAAGAGAGAACAAGTCGGCATAGGTTGGAGTGATTTGGGTCCTTTTATTGATTCATTCTCTAAATGCGGCTTAGCAGATGTGGTTACCATTCCTGAGGAAACTTTGGACTTGGAGGATATGACTGACGTTTTATCATATGAA GTGTGGGAAACACATCTTTCAGACTTGGAGAgaaattttcttttcaagtttCTTCCTCAAGGAATAGATGCAGATCAATTGGTGCAAGGGTTGCTTTCAGGGGAAAACCTTCATTTTGGAAATCCTTTCCTCAAGTG GGGTACTTCACTTTGTTCTGGTAATTTTCACCCTGATGCTATTCTAAGAAAGGAAGTGTCTTTCAAGACAAATAAGAACTCCTACTACCAGGAGTTAATGAAGTACCATTATGA TATTTTGGAGACCTTACAGAACTGGAAGGAACTATGGTTAACCTGCAAAGATCCTGAAGTGGATTTCCCTCGGATAATCACGAG AAAAGGATTCATGAAGGACAGACATCAACAATCACAAGCTGTCTCGGAAAGGCGCAAGGTCGGATCATTTTCTAGGAAAGAAGAAATGCCACAAAAGCTGTGTATTCGCTCTTGTGATGCTTCTAAGTATATGTCTTACTTCAAG ATAAGCAGGAAACAACATGAGCTAGTAAAGAATATAAAACAATCCGGCGATGGTATTCAGTCTAAGTCTCTTAATCGTGTATTGGGTGACATCAAAAGTTTTGATGTGCAACCTTTTGAGGCATTTGAGGCAGAAGAGCGCAAGAAGCTGCATAAGCACTg GTTGAAAATTACAACGAGAGATCTCCCATTAGCTTTTGCACACTGGACTCAAAGAAAATCACAGAGGCAACAATGGAGGATGTCTTTGGATCAAGAAGTTGCAGAAAGGAGCTATTTGGTG GATGAGGAGAAAGTGCTCACAGATGGCTTTCTTGAAGAACGAAAAGATGAAGTACAAGCTTATCCTGAAATTATCATGGATGTAAAAGACTCCAGAGAGGAAGAAGAGACTTCTCCTGACTCCATATATCAGAGTCAGCCCCTTGTTCGAGTACCTTCACTTAATGGTCAGTGCGAGCTCAATCACATGAATACGGAATCAAAGAATAGCAACCAAGACATCTTAGAATGTAAAGATGCTTCGCCTGTTTCGCCCACAGTTTTCAGAAGTGTGAGTCCATCTGAAGATTTTGTTGAAGCAAGAGATCTCGTTGTCTCCACTAAAGAGTCTGTTGCTTCCTTAAAAGTCAATGAGCCTTTACAGAGAATTCCCTCACTTAATAGTCATCAAGAGCTTGACCACTTGGAAATGGAGGGTACCAAAGAGGATATAATGCAACCATATACTGCTCCTAATCTGACTGAGGTAATTGGAAATATGAATTCCGCTCAGAATGCAATCAAGCAGGCGGTTCCTTTTACTGCTAAAGATGTTTGGCCTGCATCTGGCATGCTGGACCCTTTTCATGATCATCATATGTCTGGAAGGCAGAGCTTCACGTCTGCAGAGTTGTCACTTAGGCAACCAGATAATTTTAAACAGCACCCAACTGGTTTGGTTGATCTAGAGAGGGACACATTTGAAAGCAATGTCAAGGAATCTGTGTTCCAAAGAAGGCCGTCTAATAGTATAGGGTCAGGTTTGCACATCAATGGAAGTGGGTCTGTCTTGGATTCCTACACTAATTATGACTGCAACAACCTTCCACCCTTTCCAAAAGAAGAAGGTTTACTGCCATCTTACTCACATGACCCTAAACGGATTGGAATGCAATTCCTAGAAACGAGAAGTGAGCCTTTGGTAACTGGTAATCCTCGTGCTGTCCATTATCAAGAACAACCACAGCAGCTGTTAGAGCAGAGGCAACACCTGAGCAATAGAGATTTTTATATTCAGCAGAGCATCCACCAGAAGAATATATACACTGATAGTGGGAGGTACTCAAACTCTAATTTAGGCCACATCCTGTTCCCACAAGTCAACATGCAGAATTGGGCCGTTAATCCTGTACATGTATCATCCCCTTTATCATCCATTTCGAATGGAGAGGGGCTTTCAGGTAAGAGCTGGCTTCCTAACGAGCATGGAGTTCATGGTGTCTGGCCTGGAGTAGAGATATCTGGTAGCTCAGGTCAGTGTCTGGGGAACAGAAGAGACACCGATGAAAGCCTGTATAGTATTTTCTCTCAGCACAATACATTGCAGTCTCGTTCTTACGAGCCAGTGACCACTACCAATGCAGTGACCACTACCACTGAGCAGTATCTCCCAATGAGAGACTTTGTTGGCAGGAGCACAACTGCGAATGGTGATTTCGTTCAACACACAGGTCATCAACTCCTCAACTTGCGCGGGACTGAAGCAGATTTTGCAGCTATTGCTGCACCTACCCTTAACGTGAATGCAAACACCAACACATCATGGATGAATTTGGCACATCAGAGTTCCCATATACAGGATCCTATTCAGAAACCATTTTTGAGGTCATGGAATTAG